DNA from Kitasatospora herbaricolor:
CGGCCGGGTCAGGAACTCCATCGTCCCGGAGGGGTGCTTGCGGACGTTGAGGTGGCTGAACCAGCTCTCGTCGTCCTTGCCGGGGTGGTCGATCCGCTCGTGGTAGAGGCCCCAGCGGCTCTCGGTGCGGGCGAGCGAGGAGCGGGCGGCGAGCTCGGCGCAGTCCCGGATGAAGTCGACCTCCACGCAGCGCATCAGCTCGTGCGGGGTGCGGGCGCCCATGCCCGCGATCTCGCCGCGCATCCGCTCGAAGTGCTCCAGCGCGACGGAGAGCCGCGAGCCGGTCTTCGGCGGGGCGACGTAGTCGTTCACGAAGCGCCGCAGCTTGTACTCGACCTGCGGCTGCGGCGGCCCGTCCGGGTTGCGCAGCGGGCGGTAGACCAGCTCGTGCGCCTCCTCGACCTGGTCCGGGGGGAGTTCGGCCCGTTCGGCGGGCAGGTGGGCGGTGGCGTGGGCGCCGGCCAGGTCGCCGAAGACGAAGGCGCCGATCATGTAGTTGTGCGGCACGCAGGCGAGGTCGCCGGCCGCGTACAGGCCGGGCACGGTGGTGGCGGCGTTCTCGTCCACCCAGACGCCGGAGGCGGAGTGCCCGCCGCAGAGGCCGATCTCGGAGATGTGCATCTCCACGTCGTGGGTGCGGTAGTCGTGTCCCCGTCCGGCGTGGAAGGTGCCCCGGCTGGGGCGCTCGGTGGTGTGCAGGATGGACTCCAGCGCCTGCACGGACTCCTCCGGCAGGTGGGTGGTGCGCAGGTACACCGGCCCCCGGTCGGACTCCAGTTCGGCGGCGAACTCGGCCATCATCTGCCCGGACCAGTAGTCGGAGTCGACGAACCGCTCGCCGTGCCGGTTGACCTGGTAACTGCCGAACGGGTTGGCCACGTACGCGCAGGCCGGGCCGTTGTAGTCCTTCATCAGCGGGTTGATCTGGAAGCACTCGATGCCGCTCAGCTCGGCGCCCGCGTGGTAGGCCATCGCGTAGCCGTCCCCGGCGTTGGTGGGGTTCTCGTAGGTGCCGTACAGGTAACCGCTGGCGGGCAGGCCGAGCCGGCCGCAGGGGCCGGTGGCGAGGATCACCGCGCCGGCCGAGACGGTGACGAACCCGCCGCTGCGGGTGTCGAACCCGGCCGCGCCGACGGCCCGGCCGCCCGAGGTGAGCACCCGCACCGGCATCACCCGGTTCTCGATGGTGATCCGCTCGCGCATCTCGCGCCGGCGCAGCACCCGGTAGAGCACCTTCTTGACGTCCTTGCCCTCCGGCATCGGCAGCACGTAGCTGCCGGACCGGTGCACCTGGCGGACCTGGTACTCGCCGTACTCGTCCTTCTCGAACTTCACGCCGTACTTCTCCAGCCGCTGCACCATCGCGAAGCCGCGGGTGGCGGTCTGTCGGACGGTCCGCTGGTCGACGATGCCGTCGTTGGCGCGGGTGATCTCGGCGACGTAGTCGTCGGGCTCGGCCCGGCCGGGGACGACGGCGTTGTTGACGCCGTCCATGCCCATCGCGAGCGCGCCGGAGTGCCGGACGTGCGCCTTCTCCAGCAGCAGCACGTCGGCGCCCTGCTCGGCGGCGCTGAGCACGGCCATCGAGCCGGCCGTGCCGCCGCCGATCACCAGGACGTCGCAGGTCAGGTGGCGGGCCTCGGTCAGGTCGGGGATCCGCAGGGCTTCGGTGGTCGGCATGGTGAGCGGCCTTTCAGGACAGCCCGGCGAGGACGGCCTCGCGCAGGCGCAGTACGGCGGGGTCGGTGCGGGCGGCGGCGTCGCGCGGGCGGGGTACGTCGTGCAGGGCGGCGACCTTGCCGCCGCCGAGCACCGCGACCCGGTCGCCGAGCAGCAGCGCCTCGTCCACGTCATGGGTGACGAACACCACGGTGCAGCGCAGCCGCTCCCGTACGGTGAGCAGCAACTGCTGCATGGCGGCGCGGTTCTGGGCGTCGAGCGCGCCGAACGGCTCGTCCATCAGGACGGCCCGCGGCGAGCCGACCAGGGCCCGGGCCAGCTGGACGCGCTGGCGCTGGCCGCCGGACAACTGCCGCGGCAGCCGGTCCTGGTGGCCGTCCAGGCCGACCAGGCCCAGCCACTCGGCGACCGGCCGGGCGCGCTCGGCCCGGGGCACCCGCCGGATGGCGAGCGGGAGTTCGACGTTGCGGCGGACGCTGCGCCAGGGCAGCAGGCCGTCCTCCTGGAAGACCAGCGCCCGGTCGGCGTGCGGTCCGGCGAGCGGCTCGCCGTCGGCGAGGAGTTCGCCGGCGGTGGGCGCCAGCAGGCCGGCCAGCGCCCGCAGCAGGGTGGACTTGCCGCAGCCGGACGCGCCGACCACGGTCAGCACCTCGCCCGGCGCGACGTCCAGGTCGAGGCCGTCCAGGACGGGGTGCCCGGCGTGTCCGAGGGCCAGGCCCCGGGCGGTCAGCCGCAGGCCGGCGGTCGCGGTGGCGGCGGCGGTGGCGGTCGCGGTGCTCATCGTGCGCTCCCGGGTCGGGTCGGCAGCCAGCGGGTGACGCGGCGGCCGAGGAGTTCGACGGCGCCCGAGGTCAGCCACCCGAGCAGGCCGATGGTGGCCATCCCGACGAAGACGCCGGGGTAGTCGAGCACGGTGTACGACTGCCAGGTGCGGTAGCCGACGCCGAACTGGCCGGAGACCATCTCGGCGGAGATCACGCAGATCCAGGACACCCCGATGCCGACCGACAGCCCGCCGACCACCCCGGGCAGCGCGCCCGGCAGTACCACGCTCCACAGCACCCGCCACCGGCCGCCGCCCATGGTGCGCACGGCCTCCTCCCAGAGCGGCGGGACGGCCCGCACGGCGTGCCGGGTGGAGACGGTGACCGGGAAGAAGGCGGCCGCGAAGGTGATGAAGACGATGCCCTGCTCGTTGTCGGGGAAGAGCATGATCGCCACCGGTACCAGCGCGATCGCCGGCACCGGCCGGATCACCTCCAGCACCGGTTGGAGCAGGTCGGAGACCCACCGCGAGCGGGCCGTCGCCACCCCGGCGGCCACCCCGAGCACGGCCGCCAGCAGGAAGCCGCTGCCGATCCGGCGCAGGCTGTCCGCGAGGTCCTGCCAGTACTGGTCGGTGGCCAGTTGCCGGCCGAAGGCCTGCCAGACCTGGACGGCGGTCGGCAGGTGGTCGAAGCGCACCCAGAACTGCACCTTGGCGGCGGTGAGCAGTTGCCAGAGCCCGGCGAAGGCCAGCAGCGAGAGCGCCCGCAGGGCCCGGCGGCGCCAGGCCGCCGGGCGCCGGGCGGCCACCTGGTCCCGCCGGCTCGGCCCGGCGGCCCCGGCGGGTGCCGGGGCCGGCCGGAGGGTGGCGGTCACGACGCCGCCAGGGCTTGCTCGTAGCCGATCTGCTTCGCGCCCGGGTGGGCGCCCAGGTAGGCCTTGAGGCCGTCCTCGGTGGTGAAGGGCAGCAGGTCGGCGCCGTCCTGCGCCCAGTGGTCCTTGTCGGCGAACCAACGGGTGCCGGTGGTGGCGTCGGGCACGTAGGCGGCCCGGACCTTCTTGCCGGCGGCCGCCTTGACCGCCTTCAGCAGGCAGGCGGGGGTCGCGGCGGGCCGGGTGGCGTCCTCACCGTCGAACCAGATCTCGCCGGCCTTCGCCGGGTCGGTGACCGGCTGCCCGCAGACCGTGTCGGTGCCGGTGATCCGGGCCGGCGCGATCTCCGACAGGGCGGCCTTCGCGAGGTAGGACGGGTCGACGAAGGAGTCCAGGTCCAGCGCCTTCAGCACGCCGACCGACTTCAGGAACGGGACGTCCTCGCGCAGCGCGGCCAGCAGTTCGGGCCGCAGCGGCAGCCCGAAGGTGGCGATGCCGTTCGGGCCGTTGTAGAGGTGGACCACCTCGGGGGCCAGGCCGGTCGCCGCGGCGACCTCCTGGGAGGCGGCCAGCGGCTGCTCGTTGAGGTAGCGGGTGGCGTCCGCCTGGGCGCGCAGGAAGGCCCCGATCACCTCGGGGTGCTCGGTGGCGTACTTCTGCCGGACCACCACGCCGTGCAGGGTGGGGCGGGCCAGCGCCGCGCCGTCGTAGAGCAGCCGGGCGTCGCCGCCGAACACCACCTGGCCCGGCCAGGCCACGAACTGGGCCAGCGCGTCCACGCCGCCGGCCTTCAGCGCCGAGGCGCCGATGGCGGGTTGCTGGTTCTGCTTGGAGATCTCGGTGTCCTGCACCCCGGCCTTGCGCAGCGCCTGGACGAGGGTGCCGTCGGCGGCCGAGCCGACCGAGGTGGAGACCTTCTTGCCCTTCAGGTCGGCGAGCGTGTGCGCGGGCGAGCCGTTCGGCACCACCACGCTGTTGAGCGCGCCCAGCTCGTTGTAGCCGGTGACGGAGATCATCCGGGTGCCCGCCCCGCCGGCCTCCTGGGCCCGCGATCCGTTGATCAGCAGCGGGTAGTCGCCCATCGAGCCGATGTCGGTCTTGTCGGCCAGCATCTGCGCGGTGATCGGCGCGCCGGAGTCGTAGTCCTGCCAACTGACCTTGTACGTACGGCCGTTCTTTTTGCCCTCGGCGGCGAGCTGCTGCTCGAAGTACCCCCGGGCCCGCAACAGGGTGCCGGCGGTGACGGTGTTGATGGTCTTGGACTGGTAGCCGACCACCACCTCGACGTCGCCGCCGGCCGAGGCGTCGGCGGACGAGCAGCCGGTGAGTCCGGTCAGCACGGTGGCGGCCAGCAGGGCGAGCGGCAGCGGGCGCCGGGCGGCGGACGTGCCCCGGGCCGACGAGGGGCCCTGGGCCGACGACGGGCCCTGGACCGACGCCGGCCCGAGCGGGCGGGCCGCCGGGCGGGACGTCGGGCGGGGGAACAACGGACGGCGTGACATCGGGGAACGCTCCTCAGCGCAGCAGATAGGGCATGTTGACGGTGACCGCACCGGTGGGACAGCGGGCGGCGCACGGGCCGCAGTACCAGCACTCGTCGACGTGCATGAAGGCCTTGTTGGTGTCCGGGTCGATGGCCAGCGAGTCGAGCGGGCACATCTCCACGCAGAGCGTGCAGCCGTCGATGCAGAGCGAGCCGTCGATGGTGACGGGCACGTCGGAGCGGTGGTCGGCGAGCGCCATGAGGGTCTCCGGGAATCGGCTACGGGAAGGAACGCGGCGGCGGGAGGGCGACCGCGGGCAGGCTGCTGCGGGAGGGTGCTGAGGGGAGGTGAGGTCGGTCCGGGCGGGGGAGGGCGCGGGTCAGAGCGCGGAGCGCAGCAGCCGGCCCTGCATGGTGATCCGGTCGCCGCGGAACCGGACGTACTCCAGGTCCACCGGGCGGCCGTCGGCCAGCGTGGTCAGCCGCTCCAGCATCAGCAGGGCCCCGCCGCGCGGGACCTCCAGCACGGTGGCCGAGTGCGCGTCGGCGTTCACCGCCTCCAGGGTGATGTCGGCCGAGCCGAGCGGCTGGCCGGCGACCTCCTCGATCAGCTGGAAGACGTCCTGGTGGACCAGGTCCTCGGCGTCCAGGGCGGCGCCGATGTCCGGGGCCAGGTAGGTGAGGTCCAGCGACAGCGGCAGCCCGTTCAGCCGCCGCACCCGCTCGACGTACACCACGTCCGCGCCGTCCGGCAGCCGCAGCCGGCGGGCCACCGGGCCTGGGGCCCGGACCGGGCCGAACGAGCGGACCTCGTTGGTGACCTCGCCGTGCTCGTGCAGGGTCTCGGCCAGCCCCATCAGGCGGTTCAGCCCGTGCGGCACCTTCTCCGCCACCACCAGCGTCCCCGACCCGGGCACCCGGCGGACCAGGCCCTCCGTCCGGAGCAGGTCCAGGGCCTCCCGGATGGTGTTCCTGGACTCCCCGAACTCCTCGGCCAGCACCTCCTCGTGCGGCAGCGGCCGGGGCCCGTACACCTCGCTCAGCACCTGCTGGCGCAGCACGTCGGCGACCTGCCGGGCCCGGTCCGCGCGGGGCCGGCGGGGCTGGCAGGCCCCGGTCGGCCGGGGCGGGTTCTCGGTGCTCATCGCGACTGCTCCGGTGCTGGGGGCCGATGGCGGTCCGCCGGGCGGCGGTGCCGGGCGGTTGGTTCTGGCAGAACCCTAGGGGCGTACCGGCCGGTTTTTCGTTGCCACCGCATTACGCCACCTGACGGGCCGTCCGCGCCCGCCACCAGCTGGGCCTACCGGCGCCCCCGGACCGGAACCGCCACCCGGCCCCGGCCCGGGGGCGCCCCCACACATGGCCCAATGCCGGGCCGGTCCGCGGCGGAACGCGAGAGTGGGTGGTTCGTCGTCCGAGGGAGGAACCGGCCTTGACCCTGAGGCGCAGCGCCGCGCTCGACGCCGTACTGATCGTGCTGACCCTGACCACGGGGGTGATCGAGGCCGTCAGCCTGCTCGCGCTCGGCCACGTCTTCACCGCCCTGATGACGGGCAACATGCTCTTCCTCGCCTTCGGGCTGGCCGGCGGCCCGGGCCTGTCCGTCACGGCCTCCGCCGTCTCCCTGGGGGCCTTCGCCGTCGGCAACCTGACCGGCGCCCTGCTGGAGACCAGGGTCGAGGCCCGCCGCCACCGCTGGTTCGTCGTCGGACTGGTGGCCGAGGCCCTGCTGCTCGGCGGCGCCGGCCTGGCCGCCGGCGGGATCGGCCGGCTCGACGAGCCGTTGACCGGCCACCTCTACCTGGTGATCGCCCTGACGGCGCTGGCTATGGGCCTGCGCAGCGTCACCAGCCTCCGGGCCCGGGTCGCCGAACTGCCCACCACGCTCACCACCCGCGCGCTCACCTCCGTGATCAGCGGGCTGGCCCCGGCCGTCGGGCACGATCCCGCCCGGGGCGGCGGCACCGGCTCGGCCGCGCTGCGGGCCGCCGGGGTGGTGGCGATGTTCCTCGGCGGCCTGCTCGGCGCCTGGATGCTCACCGCCGGACACCGCCCGCAGCTCCCGCTGCTGGTGTCCGCCGCCGTCGTGCTTCTGTGCGCCGTCGGCTTCGGGCTGACCGCGCGCGGACGGCCCTCGGCGGAGCTCCGCACTGGCTAGTCTGGACCCATGAGCGCGCTGCCCGACTGGATGCGACCGCCCCGAGAGGAGGGCTGGTTCGCCGATGACCTCGACCGGCTGACCGAAGCGCCCCGGCACACCGAACTGATCGACGGAGCGCTCGTCTTCGTGATGTCCCCGCAGCGCTCCTGGCACGGCCGGATCGTCACGGCTCTGACCGTCGCCCTGGAGGACCAGGCTCCCGCCGGCACTGTGGTGGAACGTGAGATGACCATCCGGCTCGACGGCAGAAACCGTCCCGAGCCCGATCTGGTGGTGGCTGAGACCGAGTACGACCCGGACCGGACGTGGTTCTCCCCCGCCACGGTCTCCCTGGTCGTCGAGGTCGTCTCCCCCGAGTCGGCCCACCGCGACCGCACCGTCAAGGTCCGCAAGTACGCCGAGGCGGGCATCGCGCACTACTGGCTGATCGAGGAGGAGGACGGCGCGCCCGTCGTCCACGTCTACGAGCTCGACGCCCCCACCACCGCCTACGCGCCCGCCGGGATCTTCCGCGGCAGGCTGGAGCGCCCCGTCCCGTTCCCGGTCGCCATCGACCTGGACGCACTGGTGCCCGCCCGGAAGCGGACGGATTAAGGGCGGATTGAGGCCTTCGCCCGGCTCTCTGCAAGACTGCGAAGCATGTCGCAACCACATGTCGTCGTGATCGGCGGCGGTATCGCGGGCCTGGCCGCGGCCGCCTTCCTCAGCGGGGCGGACGGTGGCGGCGGGAGAGCCGCGGTCACCCTGCTGGAGGCCTCTGATCGCCTCGGCGGGAAGCTCCGCGGCGGCGAGGTCGGCGGGGTGCAGGTCGACCTCGGCGCCGAGTCGATGCTCGCCCGCCGCCCGGAGGCGGTCGCCCTGGCCCGCTCGGTAGGCCTGGCCGACGCCCTCCGGCCGCCCGGCACCGCCAAGGCCGCGATCTGGACCAGGGACGCGCTGCGCCCGCTGCCCGGCGGCCAGGTGATGGGCGTCCCCGGTGACCTCGACGCGCTGGCCGCCTCCGGCGTGCTCACCCCCGAGGGCCTGGCCCGGGCCGGCCGGGAGGAGAGCACCCCGGCGGTCGGCGACGACATCGCCATCGGCGCGTACGTGGCCGGGCGGCTCGGCCGGGAGGTGGTCGACCGGCTGGTCGAGCCGCTGCTCGGCGGCGTCTACGCGGGCCACGCGGACGAGATCTCGCTGCGCGCGGCCGTCCCCCAGCTGCTCGCCCTGGCCCGCACCGGAGGTCCGCTGCTGGACGGCGTGCACGAGCTGGCGACCCGCCCGCAGAGCGGCGGCGGCCCGGTCTTCCAGGGCCTGGAGGGCGGCCTCGGCACCCTGCCCGTCGCCGTCGCCGCCGCCTGCCGCGCGGCCGGCGCCGACCTGCGGACCGGCAGCCCGGTGGACGAGCTGCGCCGCACCCCCGAGGGCTGGCGCCTGGTCGTCGGCGGCGAGGTGCTGCGGGCGGACGCGGTGGTGCTCGCCGTGCCCGCGCCCGAGGCGGCCCGGCTGCTGCGGGCCGAGGCGCCCGGCGCGGCCGCCGAGCTGGCCGCCGTCGAGTACGCGGGGATGGCGCTGGTCACGATGGCCTTCCGGCGCGCCGACCTGCCCGTCCCGCCGGCCGGCAGCGGGTTCCTGGTGCCGCCGGTCGACGGCCGGCAGATCAAGGCGTCCACCTTCTCCTCGAACAAGTGGGGCTGGCTGGAGCGCTCGGCTCCGGACAGCTTCCTGCTGCGCACCTCGCTCGGCCGCCACCGGGAGGAACAGGCGCTCGACCTCCCCGACGAGGAGCTGGTCGCCCGTTCGCTGGCCGACCTCGGCGAGGCCGTCGGCCTGACCGCGAAGCCGTACGACACGGCGGTCACCCGCTGGCGGGCCGGCCTGCCGCAGTACCCGGTCGGCCACCTCGACCGGGTGGCCCGGATCCGGGCCGGCGCCGAGCGGCTCGGCGGGCTGGCCCTGTGCGGCGCCGCGTACGACGGGGTGGGCATCCCCGCCTGCGTCGCGAGCGCCCGCGCGGCCGTCGACAAGGTGTTGACCCCGGCCGCCGGGGCGGCCGTCACAGAAGGGACAATGTCCGCATGACTGACAGCACTGAGCCGCAGGCGGCCGCCGAGCAGGTAGCCGCGCAGCAGCCCGAGAAGAAGAAGGCCCGCGACCTCAACCAGGTGATCCGGTACACCTTGTGGTCGGTGTTCAAGCTCAAGGACAACCTGCCCGACGACCGCGCCGCCCTCGCGGCCGAGGTCGACGAGCTGTTCGCGCAGCTGGCCGCCAAGGACGTCACGGTGCGCGGCACCTACGACGTGTCGGGGCTGCGGGCCGACGCCGACGTCATGATCTGGTGGCACGCCGAGGACTCCGACGACCTCCAGGAGGCGTACAACCGCTTCCGCCGCACCGGCCTGGGCCGCCGGCTGGAGCCGGTCTGGTCCAACATGGCGCTGCACCGCCCGGCGGAGTTCAACAAGTCGCACATCCCGGCGTTCCTCGCCGACGAGGCCCCCCGCGACTACATCTGCGTGTACCCCTTCGTCCGCTCCTACGAGTGGTACCTGCTGCCGGACGCCGAGCGTCGCGCGATGCTCGCCGAGCACGGCAAGATGGCGCGCGGCTACCCCGACGTGCGGGCCAACACGGTGGCCTCGTTCGCGCTCGGCGACTACGAGTGGCTGCTCGCCTTCGAGGCGGACGAGCTGCACCGGATCGTCGACCTGATGCGCGACCTGCGCCCGTCGCGGGCCCGCCTGCACGTCCGCGAGGAGGTGCCGTTCTTCACCGGGCGCCGCAAGCCGGTAGCCGAGCTGCTGAACGGCCTGGCGTGACCTGACGCCGTACGCCGGGCCGTAGGGCCGAAGGGTGCCGTCCCCGGCCGGGGCGGCACCCTTCGGCGTTCCCGGGGGCGCCCCGGGCCCGTGGGTCAGTGCCGCAGCGCCGCCCGCAGCCGGGCGTCCTGGACGGCGGCCGGGCCGGTCATCGCCACCGCGGTCAGCAGCTCCTGCTCCCGGTCGGCCGCCTCCTGGCGCGGCAGCCGGACCACCCGCAGGACCTCCTGCCCGGCCGGCGAGGCCCAGCGGGTGTACGGGTAGACGTCGACCCGGGCCATCAGCAGGGTGCCCGAGGTGAGGATCACCGGTAGCGCGAACCAGGCGAAGGCCGCCGCCGGGTCCTCGCCGGCGGGGGCGCCCAGGATGATCGCGGTGCCGAGCAGCACCAGCGCCAGCAGCAGCGCCTGGCGGACGTGCCGGACCGCCGTCGCGGTGCTCTGCCGGACCGCCGCCGGGGTGGCCAGGCCGGCCAGCGACAGCCGGGCGCCGACCTCCATCACCGTCGGGTGCGAGGCCATCGCCTGCCGCAGCTCACCGGTGCGGCACTGGCCCTCCGGGCCGACGGCGGCGATCAGCGCCCGCTCCAGGCGGCTGCGCCCCTGCGGGTCCACCACGCTGGTCCACCCGGTGTGCGCCAGGTGCAGCCGGCCGCGCGAGGCCATCAGCACCAGGGCGAGGTCGACCACCCGGGCCGGGCCGCCGGCCAGGTACGCCGTCTCGTACAGGCCGATCCCGACGGCCTCGGCCGGGCGCGGGGCGTCCGCCCCGGCGAGTGCGTCGGCGGTGGCCGCGATCCGGACCAGCCGCATGCAGGAGAGCACGGCGGCGATGCAGGCGGGGATCAGCAGGAGCAGCCACATGGGGCTGTTGTAGACCGGATCCGGCCATCGCGGAACAGTTCCAGGTGCGCGATACCGAACTGTGACCGCCTGCCGTGGCGGTCACTTGCCGTTGTGATCCGGGTCCGCCGCAAGGGTGATGACGCCCAGGTAGCCGTCGCCGTCCTCGCTGACCGTCAGCAGCATGCCCGGCCGGTAGATGGAGTCGCCCTCGTTCAAGGTGTCGCGGCCGGTGTGCCGGGAGTACGGCTCCTTGGCGAAAACCGCACTGTTGAGTTTCTCGTCCATCATCAGCTGGGTGGTGAGGGTGCGTTCGTCGCCGACGTGCACCATCGCGTGGACGTGCACGGTCCGGCCGGCGTACCAGCCGGGCCAGATCGTCGTGAACTGCACGATGCCGTCCGTGTCGGTGACCTGGGCACCCCGCAGGTAGCGTTTGTCGTCGGTGGGCGTCAGGTCGGCCGTGCCACCGGCGCCGCCGCCGGTGCCCGGGCCGCCCGAGGGCGGTGCGCCGCTCGGCAATGCGGCGGGCGGTGCGCCGCCCGGGCCGCCCGCCGGTGCCCCCGAAGGGGCCCCGGCCGGGGGCGTGCCGCCCGCGCCGCCCGGGCCGCCGCCGGGTGCGCCGCCTCCGCCGCCCGAGGAGAGGCTCTCCGCACCGGAGTACAGGCCTGCCGCGTCGCAGTGCCAGATCTCCACCACGGCGTTCGGGATCGCCGCGCAGCTCTCGCTGTCCTGGAGACGGACGGCCAGCCGTAGGCGGG
Protein-coding regions in this window:
- a CDS encoding protocatechuate dioxygenase, yielding MGHDHEGQRVSRRTALAGISSIGLGALLAACGQGGGNRATTTTGASAVISPRSVTTEDLTSLFAASGTCTLTAGTTQGPYYFDADKIRSDIREDRAGTRLRLAVRLQDSESCAAIPNAVVEIWHCDAAGLYSGAESLSSGGGGGAPGGGPGGAGGTPPAGAPSGAPAGGPGGAPPAALPSGAPPSGGPGTGGGAGGTADLTPTDDKRYLRGAQVTDTDGIVQFTTIWPGWYAGRTVHVHAMVHVGDERTLTTQLMMDEKLNSAVFAKEPYSRHTGRDTLNEGDSIYRPGMLLTVSEDGDGYLGVITLAADPDHNGK